From a region of the Rhodococcus sp. 4CII genome:
- a CDS encoding oxygenase MpaB family protein, with amino-acid sequence MTATTETPRREGALDVPEGLPRGIDLGRINNRDRAIAMYGREFAEKLTDHALLADDAAYLAMLDFRDKSTGANWRTFDTALEHGIDALDDPPAGMVELFRQLDHIPDWVDFDQLYRGAVAFWRAGPIVPPILAWATIAGGFSMYSATRPVLFSGRLRKADHVGTRLVESFRYVVAAYTPGGMGRFEEGFRLTAKVRMIHAAVRHGLSRSDAWDWENWGIPINNLDSMVTQAGQFGVKFIDAVHSSGIRFTDREIEDIFALSRYVGWVIGVPEDILHTDYDDARKKTDFHTLVEQPADDLCRDVVHSVIKFSVENPPGDVEVLPAPVAKFMTTDRRLKLAYGMLSTWLPANVIKDLHIEPTPWRFVLPAVKPLLTLSNRVGRILPHDDEAATFRILKQFNAAIAVPESEKAKAVANPDDVGADAAANKGGMPVVTKAG; translated from the coding sequence ATGACTGCCACCACCGAGACACCACGACGCGAGGGCGCACTCGACGTGCCAGAGGGTCTGCCACGCGGCATAGATCTCGGCCGGATCAACAATCGGGACAGGGCAATCGCCATGTACGGCCGCGAGTTCGCCGAGAAGCTGACCGATCACGCGCTGCTCGCTGACGACGCCGCATATCTGGCCATGCTCGACTTCCGCGACAAATCGACGGGCGCCAACTGGCGCACGTTCGACACTGCGCTCGAGCACGGCATCGATGCCCTAGACGACCCGCCCGCTGGCATGGTGGAGCTATTCCGGCAGCTCGACCACATCCCGGACTGGGTCGACTTCGACCAGCTCTACCGTGGTGCCGTCGCCTTCTGGCGGGCCGGGCCCATCGTGCCGCCCATCCTGGCCTGGGCCACCATCGCCGGCGGATTCTCGATGTACAGCGCCACTCGGCCGGTCCTGTTCAGTGGCAGGTTGCGGAAGGCCGACCATGTCGGTACCCGTCTTGTGGAGAGCTTTCGTTACGTCGTCGCGGCTTACACGCCGGGCGGTATGGGGCGTTTCGAGGAGGGCTTCCGGCTCACCGCGAAGGTCCGCATGATTCACGCGGCAGTCCGTCACGGCCTGAGCCGGTCGGACGCATGGGATTGGGAAAACTGGGGTATCCCAATCAACAATCTCGACTCCATGGTCACCCAGGCCGGTCAGTTCGGCGTGAAATTCATCGATGCGGTACACAGTTCCGGTATCCGCTTCACGGACCGGGAGATCGAGGACATCTTCGCCCTCAGTCGCTACGTGGGATGGGTGATCGGGGTTCCCGAGGACATCCTGCACACCGACTACGACGACGCCCGCAAGAAGACGGATTTCCACACCCTCGTCGAGCAACCCGCAGACGACCTGTGCCGCGACGTCGTCCACTCCGTCATCAAGTTCAGCGTGGAGAATCCTCCGGGAGACGTGGAGGTGCTGCCCGCACCCGTCGCCAAGTTCATGACCACCGACCGCCGCCTCAAGCTCGCCTACGGAATGTTGTCGACCTGGCTGCCGGCGAATGTCATCAAAGACCTGCACATCGAGCCCACACCGTGGCGTTTCGTGCTACCCGCGGTGAAGCCTCTGCTGACGTTATCCAACCGCGTCGGTCGCATCCTTCCACACGACGACGAGGCCGCCACCTTCCGAATCCTGAAGCAGTTCAACGCCGCCATCGCGGTGCCCGAGTCGGAAAAGGCGAAGGCCGTCGCCAACCCCGACGACGTCGGAGCCGACGCCGCAGCCAACAAGGGCGGCATGCCCGTCGTCACAAAGGCAGGCTGA
- a CDS encoding bifunctional lytic transglycosylase/C40 family peptidase, whose translation MSVDPSTLIVAAVAAAGAFVQGTAAPPEIKDQATQTLESYSPATADQQVSDLISALPEPLRAPAQQAVDDVTDAAAAALEPHLPSGALAPPAPPPEPPVPAEPVMPNSVSEPAPAAPVFLSSPPSPDETSIGTGAVLQPVPAAFPRASLAPVGAIALFAPWLRKAGAICDGIKPATLAALYSAENGFRYGATAPVSPSGALGPGQFMPGTWAVYGKDADEDGKADVLGIADPVMASGNLLCDMYGQIDSWKRQGRVSGDTLDLTIAAYNAGSGAVLRSGGMPSGSPDYENQTKPYVAKIRGSEPSFAELLAPLIGLPLADGLGGRVVESAVRYLGLPYVWGGGTVDGPSGGGFDCSGLTSFAVHAATGIALPRTSETQWNVGQEIPTDQARPGDLLFGNWQSGGPGHVAIYIGNGQMIHAPTTGDVVRIADVFPEMKVRRIF comes from the coding sequence ATGTCCGTTGATCCGTCGACCCTGATCGTCGCCGCGGTCGCGGCAGCGGGTGCGTTCGTGCAAGGCACCGCGGCCCCGCCTGAGATCAAGGATCAGGCGACGCAGACCCTCGAGTCCTATTCGCCGGCCACCGCGGACCAGCAGGTGTCCGACCTGATTTCGGCGCTGCCCGAGCCGTTGCGCGCACCTGCGCAGCAGGCTGTGGACGACGTCACCGATGCAGCAGCGGCTGCGCTCGAACCACATCTGCCATCCGGTGCCCTGGCTCCCCCGGCACCCCCACCTGAACCGCCGGTGCCTGCGGAGCCGGTCATGCCGAATTCCGTGTCGGAACCCGCTCCGGCGGCGCCGGTGTTCCTGTCGAGCCCGCCCTCGCCCGACGAAACTTCGATCGGCACGGGCGCTGTGCTGCAGCCGGTTCCGGCAGCGTTTCCTCGCGCCTCGCTCGCTCCGGTCGGTGCGATCGCACTCTTCGCGCCGTGGCTGCGCAAGGCCGGAGCCATCTGCGACGGAATCAAGCCGGCGACTCTGGCGGCGCTGTATTCGGCGGAGAACGGATTCCGATATGGGGCCACCGCACCGGTGTCCCCGTCCGGCGCACTCGGGCCGGGGCAATTCATGCCCGGCACGTGGGCGGTGTACGGCAAGGATGCCGACGAGGACGGGAAAGCCGATGTACTCGGTATCGCCGACCCCGTGATGGCGTCGGGAAACCTGCTATGTGACATGTACGGACAGATCGACTCATGGAAGCGTCAGGGCAGGGTGTCGGGCGATACCCTCGACCTCACCATTGCTGCGTACAACGCCGGATCGGGTGCCGTGCTGCGCTCCGGCGGAATGCCGTCCGGCAGCCCGGACTACGAGAACCAGACCAAGCCGTACGTCGCGAAGATCCGCGGCAGTGAACCGTCCTTCGCGGAATTGCTCGCGCCCCTGATCGGGCTGCCCCTGGCGGACGGCCTCGGCGGGCGGGTGGTCGAGTCGGCCGTCCGCTACCTCGGTCTGCCCTACGTGTGGGGCGGCGGCACCGTCGACGGGCCGTCCGGCGGCGGATTCGACTGCTCGGGACTGACATCGTTCGCGGTCCATGCCGCCACGGGAATCGCGCTGCCGCGCACGTCCGAGACCCAGTGGAACGTCGGGCAGGAGATACCGACGGATCAGGCGCGGCCCGGGGACCTGCTGTTCGGCAACTGGCAGTCGGGTGGTCCCGGGCATGTCGCCATCTACATCGGAAACGGTCAGATGATCCACGCCCCCACCACGGGTGACGTCGTGCGTATCGCCGACGTCTTTCCCGAGATGAAGGTCCGTCGCATTTTCTGA
- a CDS encoding acyl-CoA dehydrogenase family protein, producing the protein MKRTIFEPEHEQFRDAVRAFLIKEAVPHSDEWEEAGMVDRDFWRRAAAQGLVGFAAPEEFGGGGLRDFRFNAVLNEEVVRTGTVGDGFSLTNDIVLPYFLDLADEAQQKRWLPDIVSGERTIAVSMSEPGTGSDLRAIKTTARREGSGWRITGSKTFVTSGMQADLVIVAARIPDEDGGGFGLFVVEDGQPGFERGRKLSKIGRKAQDTAELFFQNVKVQPENVLGEPGKGLRYLMANLAQERLSMAVVAVASAEYALDLALSYAKERRAFGTPIGSFQANRFTLAELSTKVQIARIYLDRCLDAHGNGELTAADAAGAKFWTTELEFEALDTCLQLHGGYGYMEEYEVARRWRDSRVQQIYGGTNQIMREIVGRSLGL; encoded by the coding sequence ATGAAGCGCACCATCTTCGAACCCGAGCACGAACAGTTCCGCGACGCTGTGCGCGCGTTCCTGATCAAGGAAGCGGTGCCTCACTCCGACGAGTGGGAAGAGGCGGGCATGGTCGACCGCGACTTCTGGCGCCGCGCCGCGGCGCAGGGTCTCGTCGGATTCGCCGCACCCGAGGAGTTCGGGGGCGGCGGGCTGCGTGACTTCCGGTTCAACGCGGTTCTGAACGAGGAGGTCGTGCGCACCGGCACGGTCGGTGACGGGTTCTCCCTCACCAACGACATCGTCCTCCCGTATTTCCTCGACCTCGCCGACGAGGCGCAGCAGAAACGCTGGCTACCGGACATTGTGAGCGGTGAGCGCACCATCGCGGTCTCGATGTCCGAACCGGGGACCGGATCGGACCTGCGTGCGATCAAGACGACCGCGCGCCGCGAGGGATCCGGCTGGCGCATCACGGGCTCGAAGACGTTCGTGACCAGCGGCATGCAGGCCGACCTCGTGATCGTCGCTGCCCGGATCCCCGACGAGGACGGCGGTGGCTTCGGCCTGTTCGTCGTCGAGGATGGGCAGCCGGGCTTCGAACGCGGTCGTAAGCTGTCGAAGATCGGGCGCAAGGCCCAGGACACCGCCGAATTGTTCTTCCAGAACGTAAAGGTGCAGCCTGAGAACGTGCTCGGCGAGCCGGGTAAGGGTTTGCGCTATCTGATGGCGAACCTCGCGCAGGAGCGGCTGTCGATGGCCGTTGTCGCCGTGGCGAGCGCCGAGTACGCCCTCGACCTTGCGTTGTCGTACGCGAAGGAGCGGCGCGCGTTCGGGACCCCGATCGGCAGCTTCCAGGCGAACCGGTTCACACTGGCCGAGTTGTCGACGAAGGTGCAGATCGCGCGGATCTATCTCGACCGCTGCCTCGACGCGCACGGGAATGGTGAGCTCACCGCGGCCGATGCGGCCGGAGCCAAGTTCTGGACCACCGAACTCGAATTCGAGGCCCTGGACACGTGTCTGCAGTTGCACGGCGGGTACGGCTACATGGAGGAGTACGAGGTGGCCCGGCGCTGGCGGGACTCGCGGGTACAGCAGATCTACGGCGGTACCAACCAGATCATGCGCGAGATCGTGGGACGCTCACTGGGACTGTGA
- a CDS encoding nitroreductase, with the protein MTRHLVEPATAGHEVLHTLMESRWSCRGFRPEPVPREVIAAILETARRAPSWCNTQPWHLHIAEADATNRFRAALAEHVGQAPAENPDIPFPEAYEGVYQERRRASGWQLYESVGIAKGDRIASARQMMRNFELFDAPHVAIVTTEAKLGTYGAVDCGVFVNSFLLAAHSHGIGTIPQAALASQAPFIREFFDIPEGRQVLLGISFGYPDVDHPINSYRTERQSSDEVVTWLER; encoded by the coding sequence ATGACACGACATCTGGTCGAGCCCGCCACCGCCGGTCACGAGGTTTTGCACACTCTCATGGAGAGTCGATGGAGTTGCCGGGGGTTCCGGCCCGAGCCCGTGCCGAGGGAGGTGATCGCCGCGATCCTCGAGACTGCCCGCCGGGCGCCCTCGTGGTGCAACACTCAGCCGTGGCACCTCCACATCGCGGAGGCGGACGCGACGAATCGCTTCCGCGCAGCACTGGCCGAACACGTTGGGCAGGCACCGGCAGAGAACCCGGACATCCCCTTTCCGGAGGCTTACGAGGGCGTCTACCAGGAGCGTCGGCGTGCCAGCGGATGGCAACTGTACGAAAGCGTGGGCATCGCCAAGGGGGATCGGATCGCGTCCGCGCGGCAGATGATGCGCAACTTCGAGTTGTTCGACGCACCGCACGTCGCCATCGTCACCACCGAGGCCAAGCTCGGGACGTACGGCGCCGTCGACTGCGGGGTCTTCGTCAACAGCTTCCTGCTGGCCGCGCACAGCCACGGTATCGGCACGATTCCGCAGGCCGCGCTCGCCAGCCAGGCACCCTTCATCCGCGAGTTCTTCGACATCCCGGAAGGTCGTCAGGTGCTCCTGGGGATCTCCTTCGGATACCCGGACGTGGACCATCCGATCAACTCGTATCGGACGGAGCGTCAGTCGAGCGACGAAGTCGTGACCTGGCTGGAGCGCTGA
- a CDS encoding CaiB/BaiF CoA-transferase family protein, whose product MPDTTNAPLAGVRIVELAGIGPGPFAGMMLADLGAEVICVDRPGGNPWAASGHGVMFRSRRSIAVDLKSSDGAEIVRRLCTSADGVIETFRPGVAERLGVGPADCMAANPALVYGRMTGWGQDGPLASMPGHDINYIALTGALHAIGRRDEAPVPPLNLVGDFGGGGMLLTVGMLAGIMSARTTGVGRVVDAAMIDGASALMAMFHGLRGEGTFSENRGTHLLDTGAFFYDVYRTRDEKWVSIGAIEDQFWQDLCDALDLPDDLRHNQFDTTRWDEFRDVLGRRIATFDRAELDNLLLGRNTCYAPVLTLAEAAAHPHHAARGTFVEVDGVVQAAPAPRFDGAPATKPGPPRKPGADTRQILTDAGYDAAEIERFFSSGAAAD is encoded by the coding sequence GTGCCAGATACGACCAACGCTCCCCTCGCCGGCGTCCGGATAGTCGAGCTTGCCGGGATCGGACCCGGCCCGTTCGCCGGAATGATGCTCGCCGACCTCGGCGCGGAGGTGATCTGCGTCGACCGTCCCGGCGGAAACCCCTGGGCCGCCAGCGGCCACGGAGTGATGTTCCGCAGTCGCCGCTCGATCGCGGTCGACCTCAAGTCGTCCGACGGCGCCGAAATCGTGCGCCGACTCTGCACGAGTGCGGACGGGGTCATCGAGACGTTCCGCCCCGGTGTGGCCGAGCGCCTCGGCGTCGGACCCGCCGACTGCATGGCCGCCAACCCTGCACTGGTGTACGGCCGAATGACCGGATGGGGTCAGGACGGTCCGCTGGCGTCGATGCCCGGGCACGACATCAACTACATCGCCCTCACCGGCGCACTGCACGCGATCGGACGCCGCGACGAGGCGCCCGTACCTCCGCTCAATCTGGTCGGCGATTTCGGTGGCGGCGGAATGTTGCTCACCGTCGGTATGCTCGCCGGGATCATGTCCGCGCGGACCACCGGTGTGGGACGCGTCGTCGACGCCGCCATGATCGACGGCGCATCGGCCCTGATGGCAATGTTTCACGGTCTCCGCGGAGAGGGGACGTTCAGCGAGAATCGCGGAACCCACCTCCTCGACACCGGCGCGTTCTTCTACGACGTGTACCGCACCCGGGACGAGAAGTGGGTAAGCATCGGCGCCATCGAGGATCAGTTCTGGCAGGACCTCTGCGACGCACTGGACCTCCCGGACGATTTGCGCCACAACCAGTTCGACACCACCCGATGGGACGAGTTCCGCGACGTCCTCGGCCGCCGGATCGCGACGTTCGACCGGGCCGAACTCGACAACCTGCTCCTCGGCCGCAATACCTGCTACGCCCCCGTCCTGACACTCGCCGAGGCCGCGGCGCACCCACACCACGCCGCCCGCGGAACGTTCGTCGAGGTGGACGGTGTCGTGCAAGCCGCCCCGGCTCCCCGCTTCGACGGGGCACCGGCCACCAAACCTGGACCGCCGCGCAAGCCCGGCGCCGACACCCGCCAGATCCTCACCGACGCCGGGTACGACGCCGCCGAGATCGAAAGGTTCTTCTCCAGCGGCGCTGCTGCAGACTAG